Proteins from a single region of Catenulispora acidiphila DSM 44928:
- a CDS encoding penicillin acylase family protein — translation MEAFRDQHGIPHARAASVEGAFRAQGHIAALDRGLQMEYVRRKALGTWSEVVGSRAVTDDTFSRRVGLAAAARLSYEALAQETKAVFVAYAEGVNAALPESLADCDLPEPPAVWEPWHSVAVYLGRHVGMGSMAHKLFRTALLPVAPAEVVWRVRANARDELMVVPTGAVHRVDTEGPPEGHGEKVRAWLNGLAEVETVAAAADPAAGSNNWVVSGAHTASGLPLLAGDPHRPFETPGPYWQNHVSCEAFDAIGLSFPGVPGFPHFGHNAHVAWGITHGMADDQDLFVENLDRLEARTEVISVRDTEPVRITVHSSPRGGVVVQDSAANTGLALRWTGLAEADRTLDCLLPMLTTRSVAELDDVMRGWAVPVDHLMMADVHGAIGYRLRGRVPHRDEANSWAAVPGWEPEYAWQGWVPFDDMPAARDPQEGLLVSANNRPTASTTPYVAHDFAGPARATRILQLLREGIAAGVALDRTAMERIHGDVASLTARDFVASLEHVKSAEGSRRAQLLEILRTWDGTMGLGSIAATVYTEARRELLSTVPLPESGNSHAQLLTHQQRTGTLWLSFQALLAGARTGDETIFGTWSDAVGHALDQTAERLDKEIGPDIEDWTWGRLHQCRFTALLPGIPAIAGRPLPGDNETVRAAGLHGIETTAATSGSVARYVFDLGNWENSGWVVPEQSDEWYAAKLVPMHYDWEVIERVGTPIALGAGADLEDAAR, via the coding sequence ATGGAGGCTTTTCGCGATCAACACGGCATCCCCCACGCCCGCGCGGCGTCGGTCGAAGGGGCGTTCCGCGCCCAGGGCCACATCGCCGCTCTGGACCGGGGGCTGCAGATGGAGTACGTCCGGCGGAAAGCCTTGGGGACGTGGTCGGAGGTCGTCGGATCGCGGGCGGTCACCGACGACACGTTCTCCCGGCGGGTCGGCCTGGCGGCGGCGGCCCGCCTTTCCTATGAGGCGCTGGCGCAGGAAACCAAGGCGGTGTTCGTCGCCTACGCCGAGGGAGTGAACGCCGCGCTGCCGGAAAGCCTCGCGGACTGCGACCTGCCGGAGCCGCCGGCGGTGTGGGAGCCGTGGCACAGCGTCGCGGTCTACCTCGGGCGGCACGTCGGCATGGGAAGCATGGCGCACAAGCTGTTTCGGACCGCGTTGCTCCCTGTGGCGCCCGCGGAGGTGGTATGGCGGGTGCGCGCCAATGCCCGGGACGAGCTGATGGTCGTGCCGACCGGGGCGGTGCACCGGGTGGACACCGAGGGACCGCCGGAGGGGCACGGGGAGAAGGTCCGCGCGTGGCTCAACGGGCTCGCGGAGGTGGAGACCGTCGCGGCGGCCGCGGACCCGGCGGCGGGGAGCAACAACTGGGTGGTCTCCGGGGCGCACACCGCCTCCGGGCTTCCGCTACTGGCCGGGGATCCGCACCGGCCGTTCGAGACGCCGGGTCCGTACTGGCAGAACCACGTGTCCTGCGAGGCCTTCGACGCGATCGGGCTGTCGTTCCCCGGCGTGCCCGGCTTCCCGCACTTCGGGCACAACGCCCATGTGGCGTGGGGCATCACGCACGGGATGGCGGACGACCAGGACCTGTTCGTGGAGAACCTGGACCGGCTGGAGGCGCGCACCGAGGTCATCTCGGTGCGGGACACCGAGCCGGTGCGGATCACCGTGCACAGCAGCCCGCGCGGCGGCGTGGTGGTACAGGACTCCGCCGCCAACACCGGGCTCGCGCTGCGCTGGACCGGACTCGCCGAGGCCGACCGCACGCTGGACTGCCTGCTGCCGATGCTGACGACGCGCTCGGTGGCAGAACTCGACGACGTGATGCGCGGCTGGGCGGTCCCGGTGGACCACCTGATGATGGCCGACGTGCACGGCGCCATCGGCTACCGGCTGCGCGGACGCGTGCCCCACCGCGACGAGGCGAATTCGTGGGCCGCGGTACCGGGCTGGGAGCCGGAGTACGCCTGGCAGGGCTGGGTACCCTTCGACGACATGCCGGCCGCCCGCGACCCGCAGGAAGGACTCCTGGTCTCGGCGAACAACAGGCCCACCGCCTCCACCACACCGTACGTCGCGCACGACTTCGCCGGCCCTGCCCGCGCCACACGGATCTTGCAGCTGCTGCGCGAGGGCATCGCAGCCGGCGTCGCCCTGGACCGCACGGCGATGGAGCGCATCCACGGCGACGTAGCATCACTGACCGCGCGCGACTTCGTGGCCTCACTAGAGCATGTGAAGTCGGCGGAGGGCAGCCGCCGCGCACAGCTCCTCGAGATCCTGCGCACCTGGGACGGCACCATGGGCCTGGGCTCCATCGCCGCAACGGTGTACACCGAGGCGCGCCGCGAGCTGCTGTCGACCGTACCGCTGCCGGAGTCGGGCAATTCGCACGCACAGCTGCTGACCCACCAGCAGCGCACCGGCACACTGTGGCTGTCGTTCCAGGCACTGCTGGCAGGAGCCCGCACCGGCGACGAGACCATCTTCGGGACGTGGTCGGACGCCGTCGGGCACGCCCTGGACCAGACAGCGGAGCGCCTGGACAAGGAGATCGGCCCAGACATCGAGGACTGGACCTGGGGACGCCTGCACCAGTGCCGCTTCACCGCGCTGCTGCCCGGCATCCCCGCCATCGCAGGCCGCCCCCTGCCCGGCGACAACGAAACAGTCCGCGCCGCAGGACTGCACGGGATAGAGACGACGGCGGCCACCTCCGGCTCGGTGGCACGGTACGTCTTCGACCTCGGCAACTGGGAGAACAGCGGCTGGGTGGTCCCCGAGCAGAGCGATGAGTGGTACGCCGCGAAGCTGGTGCCGATGCACTACGACTGGGAGGTGATCGAGCGCGTCGGGACGCCGATCGCGCTGGGCGCGGGGGCGGATTTGGAGGATGCGGCGCGGTAG